In a single window of the Delftia tsuruhatensis genome:
- a CDS encoding Bug family tripartite tricarboxylate transporter substrate binding protein: MQRKQFLAALACSGLALMGPARAQEKPLEWVVGYAAGGGSDVVARVIAEAMGRSLERVIVINNKPGAGTNIAAEYSARSRDYGNLMFTADFATLAANPFLFSKLNYNAERDFKPVGMLVRFPMLLVVNNDVPASNLAEFVAWAKQQKTGVSWGSAGLGSPHHLVGELFREQAGIANMTHVPYRGAAPAVQDVVGGQIPAMWADSATIIPFLSEKKLKAIGVASPSRVEVLPQVATLQEQGLKGFEGYAWQGIVVPVGSSADVVRKFSQSLQQALADTRTKARLAAMGVEPMPGSADQMGQFVRAERSKWGRVIAANHIRLD; this comes from the coding sequence ATGCAACGCAAGCAGTTTCTGGCCGCCCTGGCCTGCTCGGGCCTGGCCCTCATGGGGCCCGCCAGGGCCCAGGAAAAGCCCCTGGAATGGGTCGTGGGCTATGCGGCCGGCGGTGGCTCGGACGTGGTCGCCCGCGTCATCGCCGAAGCCATGGGCCGCAGCCTGGAGCGGGTCATCGTCATCAACAACAAGCCCGGCGCGGGCACCAACATCGCGGCCGAATACAGCGCCCGCTCACGCGACTACGGCAACCTCATGTTCACGGCCGACTTCGCCACGCTGGCGGCCAATCCCTTCCTGTTCAGCAAGCTCAACTACAACGCCGAGCGCGACTTCAAGCCCGTGGGCATGCTGGTGCGATTTCCCATGCTGCTGGTGGTCAACAACGACGTGCCGGCCAGCAACCTCGCCGAGTTCGTGGCCTGGGCCAAACAGCAAAAGACCGGCGTGAGCTGGGGCTCGGCCGGCCTGGGCAGCCCCCACCATCTGGTGGGCGAACTGTTCCGCGAACAGGCGGGCATAGCCAACATGACCCACGTGCCGTATCGCGGTGCGGCCCCGGCCGTGCAGGACGTGGTCGGCGGCCAGATCCCCGCCATGTGGGCCGACAGTGCCACCATCATTCCTTTCCTGAGCGAGAAAAAACTCAAGGCCATCGGCGTGGCCAGCCCCTCCCGCGTGGAGGTGCTGCCCCAGGTCGCCACGCTGCAGGAGCAGGGCCTCAAGGGCTTCGAAGGCTACGCCTGGCAGGGCATCGTCGTGCCCGTGGGCAGCTCGGCCGACGTGGTCAGGAAGTTCAGCCAGTCGCTGCAGCAGGCCCTGGCCGACACCCGCACCAAGGCGCGCCTGGCCGCCATGGGCGTGGAACCCATGCCCGGCAGCGCCGACCAGATGGGCCAGTTCGTGCGCGCCGAACGCAGCAAATGGGGACGCGTGATCGCGGCCAACCACATCAGGCTGGACTGA
- a CDS encoding DUF2783 domain-containing protein, whose protein sequence is MLLSTHSNLQACDDFYEALIATHQGLDTTQSHALNARLVLLLANHIGHQGTLLHALELARASAGLAPAGVDPAERGAVTPVAPVHAAA, encoded by the coding sequence ATGCTGCTGTCCACCCACTCCAACCTGCAGGCCTGCGACGATTTCTACGAAGCCCTGATCGCCACCCACCAAGGCCTGGACACCACGCAAAGCCATGCCCTCAATGCCCGCCTCGTGCTGCTGCTGGCCAACCACATCGGCCACCAGGGCACCTTGCTGCATGCGCTCGAACTGGCCCGCGCCAGCGCAGGACTTGCCCCTGCCGGCGTGGACCCCGCCGAGCGCGGCGCCGTGACACCGGTCGCACCGGTGCACGCCGCCGCCTGA
- a CDS encoding MBL fold metallo-hydrolase, with amino-acid sequence MTTKTFASAADLDIKQVSFDKLSEHAYAYTAEGDPNTGIVIGDDAVMVIDTQATPVMAQDVIRRIREITDKPIKYVTLSHYHAVRVLGASAFFKEGAEHIIASQDTYDLIVERGEQDKASEIGRFPRLFQNVESVPDGMTWPTLTFTGKMTLWLGKLEVQILQLGRGHTKGDTVVWLPQDKVLFSGDLVEFGATPYAGDAYFQDWPHTLDAIAALQPEKLVPGRGAALQTPDEVQAGLAGTRAFISDLWDEVKAGADARQDLRKVYEAAFARLQPKYGQWVIFNHCMPFDVTRAYDEASGHADPRIWTAERDRQMWEALEG; translated from the coding sequence ATGACCACCAAGACCTTTGCCTCCGCCGCCGACCTCGACATCAAGCAGGTGAGCTTCGACAAGCTTTCCGAACATGCCTACGCCTACACGGCCGAGGGCGACCCCAACACCGGCATCGTCATCGGCGACGATGCCGTGATGGTCATCGACACCCAGGCCACGCCCGTCATGGCCCAGGACGTGATCCGCCGCATCCGCGAGATCACCGACAAGCCCATCAAGTACGTGACGCTGTCGCACTACCATGCGGTGCGCGTGCTGGGCGCCTCGGCCTTCTTCAAGGAGGGCGCCGAGCACATCATCGCCAGCCAGGACACCTACGACCTGATCGTGGAGCGCGGCGAGCAGGACAAGGCCAGCGAGATCGGCCGCTTCCCGCGCCTGTTCCAGAACGTCGAAAGCGTGCCCGATGGCATGACCTGGCCCACCCTGACCTTCACCGGCAAGATGACGCTGTGGCTGGGCAAGCTCGAAGTGCAGATCCTGCAGCTGGGCCGGGGCCACACCAAGGGCGACACCGTGGTCTGGCTGCCCCAGGACAAGGTGCTGTTCAGCGGCGACCTCGTGGAATTCGGCGCCACGCCCTATGCCGGCGACGCCTACTTCCAGGACTGGCCGCACACGCTGGACGCCATTGCCGCGCTCCAGCCCGAAAAGCTGGTGCCCGGCCGCGGCGCCGCGCTGCAGACGCCCGACGAGGTGCAGGCCGGCCTGGCCGGCACGCGCGCCTTCATCAGCGACCTGTGGGACGAGGTCAAGGCCGGCGCCGACGCCCGACAGGACCTGCGCAAGGTCTACGAGGCGGCCTTCGCCAGGCTGCAACCCAAGTACGGCCAGTGGGTGATCTTCAACCACTGCATGCCCTTCGATGTGACCCGCGCCTACGACGAGGCCTCGGGCCATGCCGACCCGCGCATCTGGACCGCCGAGCGCGACCGCCAGATGTGGGAAGCGCTCGAAGGCTGA
- a CDS encoding CoA-binding protein, with the protein MSDTATDAQLRDILAQCRTLAVVGLSPQLDRPSHQASQYMQRHGYRIVPVNPVVARQGGRILGEPVHASLADASAALAAQGLCIDMVDCFRKSEDIPPLAAEAIAIGARCLWLQLGVTNAAALAQARAAGLWAVQDRCVKIEHQRLLAGMARPAMA; encoded by the coding sequence ATGAGCGATACAGCAACAGACGCCCAACTGCGCGACATCCTCGCGCAGTGCCGCACCCTGGCCGTGGTCGGCCTGTCCCCGCAGCTGGACCGCCCCAGCCACCAGGCCTCGCAGTACATGCAACGGCACGGCTACCGCATCGTGCCCGTCAATCCCGTGGTCGCCCGCCAGGGGGGCCGCATTCTCGGGGAGCCCGTGCACGCGAGCCTGGCCGATGCCTCGGCCGCCCTGGCCGCCCAGGGCCTGTGCATCGACATGGTGGATTGCTTCAGAAAAAGCGAGGACATCCCGCCGCTGGCCGCCGAAGCCATTGCCATCGGCGCGCGCTGTCTCTGGCTGCAACTGGGCGTGACCAACGCTGCGGCCCTGGCACAGGCCCGTGCCGCAGGCCTGTGGGCGGTGCAGGACCGCTGCGTGAAGATCGAGCACCAGCGCCTGCTGGCAGGCATGGCCCGACCGGCCATGGCCTGA
- a CDS encoding IclR family transcriptional regulator, producing the protein MPAMPDATRPSNDTHSPFGTTDDEPARGPRGIQSVEVGGQLLKALARTGRRMALKDLAREAGMTAAKAHPYLVSFCKLGLMEQDGASGHYGLGPLAMQMGLISLQQADPVRLAVAELPALAQEVGYTVSVAMWSGQGPAIIRVEEGPTHVYVAMRHGTPASLRHTATGKIFAAFGAPQRIAPLLEAEGHRLDDPAFARELAVIRDSRLSVVENQLLSGVSALAVPVFDGFGQLVLAIAAIGPSVTLDLDPEGRPARLLREQARSLSQRLGAPAQA; encoded by the coding sequence ATGCCAGCCATGCCCGATGCCACCCGCCCCTCGAACGACACCCACTCCCCTTTCGGCACGACCGATGATGAGCCCGCGCGCGGGCCGCGCGGCATCCAGAGCGTGGAGGTCGGCGGCCAACTGCTCAAGGCGCTGGCGCGCACGGGCCGGCGCATGGCGCTGAAGGACCTGGCGCGCGAGGCAGGGATGACGGCAGCCAAGGCCCATCCCTACCTGGTGAGCTTTTGCAAGCTGGGACTCATGGAGCAGGACGGCGCCAGCGGCCACTACGGCCTGGGGCCGCTGGCCATGCAGATGGGCCTGATCAGCCTGCAGCAGGCCGACCCCGTGCGCCTGGCGGTCGCCGAACTGCCCGCGCTGGCCCAGGAGGTGGGCTATACGGTGTCGGTCGCCATGTGGAGCGGCCAGGGGCCGGCCATCATCCGCGTGGAGGAGGGTCCGACCCATGTGTATGTGGCCATGCGCCACGGCACGCCGGCATCGCTGAGGCATACGGCCACGGGCAAGATCTTCGCGGCCTTCGGCGCGCCGCAGCGCATCGCGCCCCTGCTGGAGGCGGAGGGACACCGCCTCGATGATCCTGCGTTCGCCCGGGAGCTGGCCGTGATCCGCGACAGCCGGCTGAGCGTGGTGGAGAACCAGCTGCTGTCAGGCGTGAGCGCGCTGGCCGTGCCGGTGTTCGACGGCTTCGGCCAGCTGGTGCTGGCGATTGCCGCCATCGGCCCCTCGGTCACGCTGGACCTGGACCCCGAGGGACGTCCCGCGCGGCTGCTGCGGGAGCAGGCGCGCAGCCTGTCGCAGCGCCTGGGCGCGCCGGCCCAGGCCTGA
- a CDS encoding IPTL-CTERM sorting domain-containing protein gives MDRNIFRAPWRARRKGLMGRTTRLALGGVLLASSLAQAAFVNGDFETGDLSGWTQEGKNNNGTTPSTPTSLADLRLVSSSSKPPLATVISGAEASLPDPLRASGSSDLLLPLRGSNTARINLSDTHISSYGNPPFTGQQSTASTLSQEVTLTANDIDADGKIHIRFTIVPVLNDAPGHTPAERPYYAIALTKTYDALTSSTVSTEVFFRYHYAQQPGVNWKSFTDASGEIHRFTNPQAYDVAPGNHIFRVGDKVRLDAIAAGCSPGAHSGHLYLDNVVTTGSSSGVWISATGPASAPRADSTEITYTYTYKNNGNAPVSNVVVALAMPKDSTNASTSFVRLVDANGHCSGPAAGVGSTDPAQCTVPSLAPGQTLKFEMTVKVPQGTPGALINNGDYTIRGDGLAPLVGALVQTQLLGSAASSDMAVDASGLPTSGTAGTPYPPTASFSCTNLGAAPAANAFCEAAGLPTGITVGQCTMNGTPWSSPATVPANATVICPVSGTPAIPGSSDHVTITTGADNDTDPTNNQETVSVSTTPPILPPPVPSVAAAPIPTLSEWGLIALSGLLGLMGWGMAHRRRRSGL, from the coding sequence ATGGACCGCAATATTTTCCGCGCCCCGTGGCGCGCCCGCCGCAAGGGCCTGATGGGCCGGACGACACGCCTGGCCCTGGGCGGCGTATTGCTGGCCAGCAGCCTGGCCCAGGCCGCCTTCGTCAATGGCGATTTCGAAACCGGGGATCTGAGTGGCTGGACGCAAGAGGGGAAGAATAACAATGGCACGACGCCCTCCACGCCTACCAGCCTGGCGGACCTTCGGCTAGTGTCTTCCAGTAGCAAGCCGCCGCTGGCAACGGTGATCAGCGGCGCCGAGGCCAGCCTCCCGGATCCGCTGCGTGCCTCGGGCAGTTCCGACCTGTTGCTGCCCCTGCGTGGCAGCAATACGGCACGCATCAACCTGTCGGATACGCACATTTCCAGCTATGGGAATCCTCCTTTCACGGGACAGCAATCTACCGCCAGCACCCTTTCCCAGGAAGTGACACTGACGGCGAACGACATCGATGCCGATGGGAAAATCCACATCCGTTTCACCATTGTTCCCGTGCTGAATGACGCACCAGGCCATACTCCTGCAGAGCGGCCCTACTATGCGATCGCTCTGACAAAAACCTATGATGCGCTGACCAGTTCCACGGTGTCCACCGAGGTTTTCTTCCGGTACCACTATGCGCAACAGCCGGGTGTCAACTGGAAGTCGTTCACGGACGCGAGTGGAGAAATACACCGTTTCACCAACCCCCAGGCCTACGATGTGGCTCCAGGCAACCATATCTTTCGTGTAGGGGACAAGGTCCGCCTGGATGCGATCGCGGCGGGATGCAGCCCAGGAGCCCACTCCGGACACCTGTATCTGGACAACGTCGTCACCACGGGCTCATCCAGCGGGGTCTGGATCTCGGCCACCGGGCCCGCGAGCGCGCCCAGGGCGGACAGCACCGAGATCACCTACACCTATACCTACAAGAACAACGGCAATGCGCCGGTCAGCAATGTCGTGGTGGCACTGGCCATGCCCAAGGACAGCACGAATGCCTCCACCAGCTTCGTCCGCCTGGTCGATGCCAATGGCCATTGCTCCGGCCCTGCGGCAGGCGTGGGCTCCACCGACCCCGCGCAGTGCACCGTGCCCAGCCTGGCACCGGGCCAGACCCTGAAATTCGAGATGACCGTCAAGGTTCCCCAGGGCACGCCAGGCGCTCTGATCAACAACGGTGACTACACCATTCGCGGCGACGGGCTGGCCCCGCTGGTGGGAGCCCTGGTACAGACCCAGCTTCTCGGCAGCGCGGCCTCCAGCGACATGGCCGTGGACGCCAGCGGGCTGCCGACCAGCGGCACGGCGGGAACCCCCTACCCGCCCACGGCCTCGTTCTCCTGCACCAATCTGGGCGCCGCCCCCGCAGCCAACGCCTTCTGCGAGGCGGCAGGCCTGCCCACCGGGATCACCGTGGGCCAGTGCACGATGAACGGCACGCCATGGTCGTCGCCCGCCACCGTTCCCGCGAATGCCACCGTGATCTGCCCCGTCTCCGGCACGCCAGCAATACCGGGTTCCTCCGACCACGTGACGATCACCACGGGTGCGGACAATGACACCGACCCGACCAACAACCAGGAGACAGTGTCCGTATCCACCACCCCGCCGATCTTGCCGCCGCCGGTACCCTCCGTGGCGGCGGCCCCCATTCCCACGCTGTCCGAATGGGGCCTGATCGCGCTGTCCGGGCTGCTGGGCCTGATGGGCTGGGGCATGGCGCATCGCCGCCGCAGAAGCGGGCTGTAA
- a CDS encoding GNAT family N-acetyltransferase, with protein sequence MDVLDTLRSTAIDIAQPPLSTLLPPPRAADKPLRLEVRWARHLDELRQVQRLRHAVFATEMGAVLQTPLPDHDVDAFDDFCEHLMVCDADRGVVIGTYRLLTPAQAQRAGGLYSDQEFDLGPLHAWRPRMVELGRSCVHASHRQGGVILALWAALAEFMQRNRLEAMVGCASIPMQYPGLAHGEGPARVWQQLRQTHLAEPALQVRPRVALPEELASVSTSGMGVEPPALIQGYLRAGARVLGAPAWDSDFNTADLPIMMRMQDLPARYQRMFLRGASRQ encoded by the coding sequence ATGGACGTTCTGGACACCCTTCGCAGCACGGCGATCGACATCGCACAGCCCCCGCTTTCCACGCTTTTGCCCCCACCCCGGGCCGCGGACAAGCCGCTGCGGCTGGAGGTGCGCTGGGCTCGCCATCTCGATGAATTGCGCCAGGTGCAGCGCCTGCGCCATGCGGTGTTCGCCACCGAGATGGGCGCCGTGCTGCAGACGCCGCTGCCCGACCATGACGTCGATGCCTTCGATGACTTCTGCGAACACCTGATGGTCTGCGACGCCGACCGGGGCGTGGTCATCGGCACCTACCGGCTTCTGACGCCCGCGCAGGCGCAGCGCGCCGGCGGCCTGTACTCCGACCAGGAGTTCGACCTGGGCCCGCTGCATGCCTGGCGCCCCCGCATGGTCGAACTGGGTCGCAGCTGCGTCCATGCCTCCCACCGCCAGGGCGGCGTGATCCTGGCGCTGTGGGCGGCGCTTGCCGAATTCATGCAGCGCAACCGGCTAGAAGCCATGGTCGGCTGTGCCAGCATCCCCATGCAGTACCCGGGGCTGGCCCATGGCGAAGGCCCTGCGCGCGTCTGGCAGCAATTGCGCCAGACCCACCTGGCGGAGCCCGCGCTGCAGGTGCGCCCGCGCGTGGCCCTGCCCGAGGAGCTGGCCTCGGTCAGCACCAGCGGCATGGGCGTGGAGCCGCCCGCGCTGATCCAGGGCTATCTGCGTGCAGGCGCCAGGGTGCTGGGAGCGCCGGCCTGGGACAGCGACTTCAATACGGCCGACCTGCCCATCATGATGCGCATGCAGGATCTGCCCGCACGCTACCAGCGCATGTTTCTGAGGGGTGCCAGCCGGCAGTGA
- a CDS encoding ABC transporter ATP-binding protein: MSETLLQLQGLSVSYGPVEAVHQVDLEVRTGEIVTVIGPNGAGKTTLLSAAMGLLPSRGEIHLDGQRIARPGVEVMVAHGVALVPEKRELFGEMSVEDNLLLGGFSRWRRGLRDQVQRMDEVFAIFPRLKERRPQMASTLSGGERQMLAIGRALMARPRLLLLDEPSLGLAPLIVREVLQVVAGLRDHGVSVLLVEQNARAALKVADRAYVLEMGAVALSGQARELLHDRRIIDTYLGMGRSAEAAAA, from the coding sequence ATGAGTGAAACCCTTTTGCAGCTCCAGGGCCTGAGCGTGTCCTACGGTCCCGTGGAAGCGGTGCACCAGGTGGACCTGGAGGTGCGCACGGGCGAGATCGTCACCGTCATCGGACCCAACGGCGCGGGCAAGACCACGCTGCTGTCGGCCGCCATGGGCCTGCTGCCTTCGCGCGGCGAGATCCATCTGGACGGCCAGCGCATCGCACGCCCCGGCGTGGAGGTCATGGTGGCCCACGGCGTGGCCCTGGTGCCCGAAAAACGCGAACTGTTCGGCGAGATGTCGGTGGAGGACAACCTGCTGCTGGGCGGCTTCTCGCGCTGGCGCCGGGGGCTGCGCGACCAGGTGCAGCGCATGGACGAGGTCTTCGCCATCTTTCCGCGCCTGAAGGAGCGCCGGCCCCAGATGGCCTCCACGCTGTCGGGCGGCGAGCGCCAGATGCTGGCCATCGGCCGCGCGCTGATGGCGCGCCCGCGCCTGCTGCTGCTCGATGAACCTTCGCTGGGACTGGCACCGCTGATCGTGCGCGAGGTGCTGCAGGTCGTGGCCGGCCTGCGCGACCACGGCGTCTCGGTGCTGCTGGTCGAGCAGAACGCGCGCGCCGCGCTCAAGGTGGCCGACCGTGCCTACGTGCTGGAGATGGGCGCCGTGGCGCTCAGCGGGCAGGCGCGCGAGCTGCTGCACGACCGGCGCATCATCGACACCTACCTGGGCATGGGGCGCAGCGCCGAGGCGGCAGCGGCCTGA
- a CDS encoding FAD-dependent oxidoreductase: MSHPAIPLQALRGSGADIQSIHIPYERHADQDAQGPVRHPVVIVGAGPVGLSLAIDLAQRGQRVVLLDNDCKLSTGSRAICFSKRTLEIWDRLGVGQPMVDKGVSWNLGKVFFRDQPLYQFDLLPEDGHERPAFINLQQYYAEAYLVERALQLPLIDLRWHSKVTALAPHDAGALLTVETPDGSYPLDAQWVLACDGSRSPLRGLLGQESHGRIFRDRFLIADVKMHADFPTERWFWFDPPFHPGQSVLLHRQPDDVWRIDFQLGWDADPEEEKKPENILPRIRALLGKEVDFELEWASVYTFACLRMDRFVHGRVVFAGDSAHGVSPFGARGANSGVQDAENLAWKLDRVLRGQADASLIATYGAEREYAADENIRNSTRATDFITPKSEISRLFRDAVLDLARDHEFARRIVNSGRLSVPATLHGSVLNTPDTDSFEGTQLPGAVLADAPMRRPGADGTAWLLRALGPDFTLLHFGPTPAWAQALPDVLNLSIAAEGEAHAHGADLIDARGLAAKRLDARPGTSYLLRPDQHVCARWRRPDEAGVRAALQRACGAAATA; the protein is encoded by the coding sequence ATGTCCCACCCCGCCATCCCCCTGCAAGCGCTGCGCGGCAGCGGCGCCGACATCCAGTCCATCCACATCCCCTACGAGCGCCATGCCGACCAGGACGCCCAGGGCCCCGTACGGCATCCCGTGGTCATCGTCGGCGCCGGCCCCGTGGGCCTGTCGCTGGCCATCGACCTGGCCCAGCGCGGTCAGCGCGTGGTGCTGCTGGACAACGACTGCAAGCTGTCCACGGGCTCGCGCGCCATCTGCTTTTCCAAGCGCACGCTGGAGATCTGGGACCGCCTGGGCGTGGGCCAGCCCATGGTGGACAAGGGTGTGTCCTGGAACCTGGGCAAGGTGTTCTTCCGCGACCAGCCGCTGTACCAGTTCGACCTGCTGCCCGAGGACGGCCACGAGCGCCCGGCCTTCATCAACCTGCAGCAGTACTACGCCGAGGCCTACCTGGTCGAGCGCGCGCTGCAGCTGCCGCTGATCGACCTGCGCTGGCACAGCAAGGTGACGGCGCTGGCGCCGCACGACGCCGGCGCCCTGCTGACCGTGGAAACGCCCGACGGCAGCTACCCGCTGGACGCGCAATGGGTGCTGGCCTGCGACGGCTCGCGCTCGCCGCTGCGCGGCCTGCTGGGCCAGGAAAGCCATGGCCGCATCTTCCGCGACCGCTTCCTGATCGCCGACGTGAAGATGCACGCCGACTTCCCCACCGAGCGCTGGTTCTGGTTCGACCCGCCCTTCCACCCGGGCCAGAGCGTGCTGCTGCACCGCCAGCCCGACGATGTCTGGCGCATCGACTTCCAGCTCGGCTGGGACGCCGACCCCGAGGAAGAGAAAAAGCCCGAGAACATCCTGCCGCGCATCCGCGCGCTGCTGGGCAAGGAGGTGGATTTCGAGCTGGAATGGGCCAGCGTCTACACCTTCGCCTGCCTGCGCATGGACCGCTTCGTCCATGGCCGCGTGGTGTTCGCGGGCGACAGCGCCCATGGCGTCTCGCCCTTCGGCGCGCGCGGCGCCAACAGCGGCGTGCAGGATGCCGAGAACCTGGCCTGGAAGCTGGACCGCGTGCTGCGCGGCCAGGCCGACGCCTCGCTGATCGCAACCTACGGCGCCGAGCGCGAGTACGCGGCCGACGAGAACATCCGCAACTCCACGCGCGCCACCGACTTCATCACGCCCAAGAGCGAGATCAGCCGCCTGTTCCGCGACGCCGTGCTGGACCTGGCGCGCGACCATGAATTCGCGCGCCGCATCGTCAACAGCGGACGCCTGTCCGTGCCGGCCACGCTGCATGGATCGGTGCTCAACACGCCCGACACAGACAGCTTCGAAGGAACGCAGCTGCCCGGCGCCGTGCTGGCCGATGCGCCCATGCGCCGTCCCGGCGCAGACGGCACGGCCTGGCTGCTGCGCGCCCTGGGCCCGGACTTCACGCTGCTGCACTTCGGCCCTACGCCCGCCTGGGCGCAGGCGCTGCCCGACGTGCTCAACCTGTCCATCGCGGCCGAGGGCGAGGCCCATGCGCACGGAGCCGACCTCATCGATGCGCGCGGCCTGGCGGCCAAGCGCCTGGACGCGCGCCCCGGCACCAGCTACCTGCTGCGGCCCGACCAGCATGTCTGCGCGCGCTGGCGCCGCCCCGACGAGGCCGGCGTGCGCGCCGCTCTCCAAAGAGCCTGCGGCGCCGCCGCCACGGCCTGA
- a CDS encoding methyl-accepting chemotaxis protein: protein MLQTLRSKILAISTATVVGALAITGAATYHIVRGSTFQTIEQDLDAITAGNTMAIDQWVAAKGLAVSAAAAVIETGDPQGFAAHMGKASGFPITTVGWEDKTFKSTTSTPPDYDPTARPWYKTAVQAGKLTLTKPYGDSTTGVPYVAFVAPMLRAGTLQGVISGAVPLEGVREVVSAIRPTPSSLGFVVSRDGQVLAHADAKLLLKPVSEISELLTPAALASLAGAKAPLEVDLGGSAKLLKARPVQGTDWLLLVALDKAEATTGLQSVVRTLAIAIVLLACIAAAVAAALTAQSFRRLSQVRDAMDRIGSGGGDLTQRLPVSGRDEVAQIASSFNAFVEQIGTVLKDVRNGVESMKTATDEIKLGNLDLSNRTESSASALQQTSASLSQLTANVRQSAEAAAMATRLAQTASASATKGGDVVGGAVSTMDDISRASSKIGEIIGVIDAIAFQTNILALNAAVEAARAGEQGRGFAVVAAEVRSLAHRSATAAKEIKALIDASGASVALGTDRVRAAGQTMGEIVDGIQRVSQIIVEINGAMTEQSVGIAQINQAVAEMDRSTQQNAALVEESTAASSVLNEQAHHLSRTVAGFTLDGRAPARDQLLLTN from the coding sequence ATGCTCCAGACCCTCCGCTCCAAGATCCTCGCCATCAGCACTGCCACCGTGGTCGGCGCCCTTGCCATCACGGGAGCCGCCACCTACCACATCGTCCGCGGCAGCACCTTCCAGACCATTGAACAGGACCTGGACGCCATCACGGCCGGCAACACCATGGCCATCGACCAATGGGTGGCCGCCAAGGGCCTGGCGGTCAGCGCCGCGGCCGCCGTGATCGAGACGGGTGACCCGCAAGGCTTCGCTGCCCACATGGGCAAGGCCAGCGGCTTTCCGATCACCACCGTGGGTTGGGAAGACAAGACCTTCAAATCCACCACCAGCACGCCGCCCGACTACGACCCCACGGCCCGCCCCTGGTACAAGACCGCCGTGCAGGCGGGCAAGCTGACCCTCACCAAGCCCTACGGCGACTCCACCACGGGCGTGCCGTATGTGGCCTTCGTGGCACCCATGCTGCGCGCGGGCACGCTGCAGGGCGTCATCAGCGGCGCCGTTCCGCTGGAGGGCGTGCGCGAGGTGGTCTCCGCCATCCGTCCCACACCCAGCAGCCTGGGCTTCGTGGTGAGCCGTGACGGCCAGGTGCTGGCACATGCCGATGCCAAGCTGCTGCTCAAGCCCGTGTCCGAGATCTCCGAGCTGCTGACACCGGCCGCCCTGGCCTCGCTGGCCGGCGCAAAGGCGCCGCTGGAAGTGGACCTGGGCGGCAGCGCCAAGCTGCTCAAGGCGCGGCCCGTGCAGGGCACGGACTGGCTGCTGCTGGTGGCGCTGGACAAGGCCGAGGCCACGACGGGCCTGCAAAGCGTGGTCCGGACGCTGGCCATCGCCATCGTGCTGCTGGCCTGCATCGCCGCAGCCGTGGCGGCCGCGCTCACCGCCCAGTCCTTCCGCCGCCTGTCGCAGGTGCGCGACGCCATGGACAGGATAGGTTCGGGCGGCGGCGACCTGACGCAGCGCCTGCCGGTCTCGGGCCGCGACGAGGTGGCGCAGATCGCCTCCTCCTTCAATGCCTTCGTGGAGCAGATCGGCACCGTGCTCAAGGACGTGCGCAATGGCGTGGAGTCCATGAAGACCGCCACGGACGAGATCAAGCTGGGCAACCTGGACCTGTCCAACCGCACCGAGTCCTCGGCCAGCGCCCTGCAGCAGACCTCGGCCTCGCTGTCGCAGCTGACGGCCAATGTGCGCCAGTCGGCCGAGGCCGCGGCCATGGCCACGCGCCTGGCACAGACGGCCAGCGCCTCGGCCACCAAGGGTGGCGATGTCGTGGGCGGCGCCGTCAGCACCATGGATGACATCTCCAGGGCCTCGTCCAAGATCGGCGAGATCATCGGCGTCATCGACGCCATCGCCTTCCAGACCAACATCCTCGCGCTCAATGCGGCCGTGGAAGCGGCCCGCGCCGGCGAGCAGGGCCGGGGCTTCGCCGTGGTGGCGGCCGAGGTGCGCAGCCTGGCGCACCGCAGCGCCACGGCGGCCAAGGAGATCAAGGCCCTGATCGACGCCTCGGGCGCCAGCGTGGCCCTCGGCACCGACCGCGTGCGCGCGGCCGGCCAGACCATGGGCGAGATCGTGGACGGCATCCAGCGCGTCTCCCAGATCATCGTGGAGATCAACGGCGCCATGACCGAGCAGAGCGTGGGCATCGCCCAGATCAACCAGGCCGTGGCCGAGATGGACCGCTCCACGCAGCAGAACGCGGCCCTGGTGGAGGAGTCCACCGCCGCCTCGTCCGTGCTCAACGAGCAGGCCCATCACCTGTCGCGCACCGTGGCCGGCTTCACGCTGGACGGACGTGCGCCGGCCAGGGATCAGCTGCTGCTGACGAACTGA